From a region of the Terriglobia bacterium genome:
- a CDS encoding DUF294 nucleotidyltransferase-like domain-containing protein, giving the protein MDLAGAVSQISFRDRERAQQTLAQVRERVPAGVREALPTLLADSPDPDTALNCFERLATPENSEVLRVLERNRFLVHYAVAVFAYSPWLGETLIQSPDLFHTLAREKNLDRSHSREDYRESIARFRSRSFETDISVLLARFKRREYVRILLRDVLGIAALAETTAEISALSDVLIEEALRHADQQMRNRCGEPQRMDTQGRVVEVPFAVLSLGKLGGNELNYSSDIDLLFIYGDGEPAEPREISNREYFIRLAQQVTEVLSRVTQEGAVFRIDLRLRPQGREGEPAVALSHAQRYYAETAHDWEQQAMIKVRHSAGSVMLAREFIRGVQPHVYKRELNFAAIETAIHTREKIGASRRRRAALRPAESTLDVKLDRGGIRDIEFLVQCLQRVYGGAEQWLRSGGTLFSLQKLHDKGHLSGKDFHELTWAYEFLRRVEHRLQVRRGQQVHRLPAAPDELAVLYRTVGPDRTGQVAAYGLVEALRQRMQAVAAIYQRIIHAAQQHGRQEREAGEFYLSPSAGESGREQSFQQILERLAADAPELHDVVASRDLTARTRRNLQRFLSSAFTSSERYAAVIRQPGAVERAIRLLAVSDFLTDILVRHPQEIATVAEIPETPAWGQELFAGRERPRGQDSVFDYIATTSVPHTDKLALLRQHYRHRVFTAGVRDIMEHRPVYESLWEMSEVADEAIQASLAIAGTPEGFAVLALGRLGTWEFDVGSDADLLFVRDETTDPVQAHKTAEQIVGALAAYTKEGTMFAVDARLRPRGGEGELVITPATLAAYFEQEAQAWEALTFTKLRFVGGAEELGARAISAAGQHFPRFVADPTFPAAVRAMRAKLEKSDEPGNFKVAPGGFYDIDFVCSYLTVLHAVEDAGGNIRERLYALAEHGVLSDADCATLDHAAELLRTVEHVIRLVQGKARKSLPGTEHGRETTELLVARILRRDFPQGLAGEMEQAFRVVRAVYDRVVRE; this is encoded by the coding sequence GTGGACCTGGCAGGGGCCGTCTCCCAGATCAGCTTCCGGGACCGAGAGCGGGCGCAACAGACGCTGGCGCAGGTGAGGGAGCGTGTCCCCGCGGGTGTGCGGGAGGCCCTTCCCACGCTGCTGGCCGACTCCCCCGACCCCGATACCGCGCTCAACTGCTTCGAGCGGCTGGCCACGCCGGAGAACTCCGAAGTCCTGCGCGTGCTGGAGCGCAATCGCTTCCTGGTGCACTACGCGGTCGCGGTCTTCGCCTACAGCCCGTGGCTGGGGGAGACGCTGATCCAGAGCCCCGACCTGTTCCATACCCTGGCGCGGGAGAAGAACCTGGACCGATCGCACTCACGCGAGGATTACCGGGAGAGCATCGCGCGCTTCCGGTCGCGCTCGTTCGAGACCGATATCTCGGTGCTGCTGGCGCGCTTCAAGCGGCGGGAGTACGTGCGCATCCTGCTGCGCGACGTGCTGGGGATCGCCGCGCTGGCCGAAACCACGGCGGAGATCTCGGCGCTGTCGGACGTCCTCATCGAGGAGGCGCTGCGCCATGCCGACCAGCAGATGCGCAACCGCTGCGGCGAGCCGCAGCGAATGGACACGCAGGGGCGGGTGGTCGAGGTGCCCTTTGCGGTCCTGTCGCTGGGGAAGCTGGGCGGCAACGAACTGAACTACAGCTCCGACATCGACCTGCTTTTCATTTACGGCGACGGAGAGCCCGCCGAGCCGCGGGAGATCTCCAACCGCGAATATTTCATCCGGTTGGCGCAGCAGGTCACGGAGGTGCTGTCGCGGGTAACGCAGGAAGGCGCGGTCTTCCGCATCGACCTTCGCCTGCGGCCGCAGGGCAGGGAAGGGGAGCCGGCGGTGGCGCTCAGCCATGCTCAGCGTTATTACGCCGAGACCGCGCACGACTGGGAACAGCAGGCCATGATCAAGGTGAGGCACTCGGCGGGGAGCGTGATGCTGGCGCGCGAGTTCATCCGTGGGGTGCAGCCGCACGTCTACAAGCGGGAGTTGAACTTCGCCGCCATCGAAACCGCGATTCATACGCGCGAAAAGATCGGAGCATCACGGCGGAGGAGGGCGGCGCTGCGCCCGGCGGAGAGCACGCTGGACGTGAAGCTGGACCGGGGCGGCATCCGGGACATCGAGTTCCTGGTGCAATGCCTGCAGCGCGTATACGGCGGCGCGGAGCAGTGGCTGCGCTCGGGCGGAACGCTGTTCTCGCTGCAAAAGCTGCACGACAAAGGACACCTCAGCGGCAAGGACTTTCACGAGCTGACGTGGGCGTACGAATTCCTGCGAAGGGTCGAACACCGCTTGCAGGTGCGTCGCGGGCAGCAAGTGCACCGGCTGCCCGCCGCCCCCGACGAGCTGGCGGTGCTCTACCGCACCGTGGGCCCGGACCGGACCGGGCAAGTGGCGGCGTACGGGCTGGTGGAGGCGCTGCGGCAGCGCATGCAGGCGGTGGCGGCGATCTACCAGCGGATCATCCACGCCGCGCAGCAGCACGGCCGGCAGGAGCGCGAGGCAGGGGAGTTCTACTTGTCTCCGAGCGCAGGCGAGAGCGGACGGGAGCAATCGTTCCAGCAGATCCTGGAACGGCTGGCAGCAGACGCGCCGGAACTGCACGACGTGGTCGCCAGCCGCGACCTGACCGCGCGCACGCGGCGCAACCTGCAGCGCTTCCTGAGTTCGGCCTTTACCAGCTCGGAGCGGTACGCGGCCGTCATCCGGCAGCCTGGAGCGGTGGAGCGGGCGATCCGGCTGCTCGCGGTGAGCGATTTCCTGACCGACATCCTGGTGCGACATCCGCAGGAGATCGCGACCGTGGCGGAGATCCCGGAAACGCCGGCCTGGGGGCAGGAGCTGTTCGCCGGCCGCGAACGTCCGCGGGGGCAGGATTCGGTCTTCGACTACATCGCCACCACCAGCGTCCCGCACACGGACAAGCTGGCGCTGCTGCGGCAGCACTACCGCCACCGGGTGTTCACAGCCGGAGTGCGGGACATCATGGAGCACCGCCCGGTGTACGAGTCGCTTTGGGAGATGAGCGAGGTGGCGGACGAAGCGATCCAGGCGTCGTTGGCCATCGCCGGCACGCCAGAAGGATTCGCGGTGCTGGCGCTGGGGCGGCTGGGCACGTGGGAGTTCGACGTGGGATCGGACGCCGACCTGCTGTTCGTGCGCGACGAAACCACCGACCCGGTCCAGGCGCACAAAACGGCGGAGCAGATCGTCGGCGCGCTGGCGGCCTACACCAAGGAGGGCACGATGTTCGCGGTGGACGCTCGCTTGCGTCCCCGTGGGGGCGAGGGCGAGCTGGTGATCACGCCGGCCACGCTGGCCGCCTACTTCGAGCAGGAGGCGCAGGCGTGGGAGGCGCTCACCTTCACCAAGCTGCGCTTCGTGGGAGGCGCGGAGGAGCTGGGAGCGCGGGCGATCTCAGCGGCGGGGCAGCACTTCCCGCGGTTCGTGGCCGATCCGACGTTCCCCGCCGCGGTGCGTGCCATGCGCGCCAAGCTGGAGAAATCCGACGAGCCCGGCAACTTCAAGGTGGCGCCGGGAGGGTTCTACGACATCGATTTCGTCTGCTCCTACCTGACCGTGCTGCATGCGGTGGAGGATGCGGGCGGGAATATCCGGGAGCGACTCTACGCGCTAGCCGAGCACGGGGTTCTGAGCGACGCCGATTGCGCCACGCTGGACCATGCCGCAGAGCTGCTGCGGACGGTGGAGCACGTGATCCGGCTGGTGCAGGGGAAGGCGCGGAAGTCCTTGCCGGGGACCGAACACGGCCGGGAGACGACGGAGTTGCTGGTGGCGCGAATCCTGCGGCGGGACTTCCCGCAGGGGCTGGCCGGTGAGATGGAGCAGGCGTTCCGCGTGGTGCGGGCGGTGTACGACAGGGTGGTGCGCGAGTAA
- a CDS encoding nitroreductase family deazaflavin-dependent oxidoreductase, with product MKRRVVHALQKYALNPPIKLLFALGLVPPGYALLETIGRKSGQPRRTPVGDGRVGDRFWLVAEHGMEAGYVRNIAAKARVRVKVREGLRMRWREGTAYLLPEDDPRERQRWLARQNPARWLNAMAVRGFGTSLLTIRIDFDAS from the coding sequence ATGAAGCGGCGAGTCGTTCATGCGCTCCAGAAGTACGCGCTCAATCCACCCATCAAGCTGTTGTTCGCGCTGGGATTGGTGCCGCCGGGCTACGCGCTTCTGGAAACCATAGGCCGCAAGAGCGGCCAGCCGCGGCGAACGCCGGTGGGAGACGGCCGGGTGGGCGACCGATTCTGGCTGGTCGCCGAACATGGCATGGAAGCCGGGTACGTGCGCAACATCGCGGCAAAAGCTCGCGTGCGCGTCAAGGTGCGCGAGGGTTTGCGCATGCGCTGGCGGGAGGGTACGGCGTACCTGCTGCCGGAGGATGACCCCCGCGAACGGCAGCGCTGGCTGGCCCGGCAGAATCCCGCCAGGTGGCTTAACGCCATGGCTGTCCGCGGCTTTGGGACCAGCCTGCTCACGATCCGCATCGACTTTGATGCGTCATGA
- the glnA gene encoding type I glutamate--ammonia ligase, whose amino-acid sequence MATPKDVMEFVKKNGVKLLDLRFTDLPGLWHHVSYPIDQFTEDSFEEGFGMDGSSIRGWAAIHESDMLLIPDPSWFMLDPFTEVPTLVMISDVIDPVTKQRYDRDPRYIAKKAEMYLASTGIADTAYYGAEAEFFIFDNIRFDQKENMGFYFIDAEEGRWNSGRVENNLGYRPRYKEGYFPVPPTDHYQDLRTEMAMTMQAAGMEVECHHHEVATGGQTEIDLKFDKLVISADHMMLYKYIVRNVANQYGKTVTFMPKPLFQDNGSGMHTHQSLWKGGKPLFAGDGYAGLSQTALWYIGGLIKHGPALAAIIAPTTNSYKRLVPGFEAPVNLAYSRRNRSAACRIPMYSASPKAKRVEFRPPDPSCNPYMAFAAMLMAGLDGIEHKIDPGQPLDKDIYDLGAEELAKVPSMPGSLGEALDALEADHQFLLKGDVFTEELLGTYINYKREKEEQAVRLRPHPYEFALYYDI is encoded by the coding sequence ATGGCAACTCCGAAGGACGTCATGGAGTTCGTGAAGAAGAATGGAGTGAAGCTGCTCGACCTGCGGTTCACCGATCTTCCCGGACTCTGGCACCACGTTTCCTATCCCATCGACCAGTTCACCGAGGACTCATTCGAGGAAGGGTTTGGGATGGACGGTTCGTCGATCCGGGGGTGGGCGGCGATCCACGAGAGCGACATGCTGCTGATCCCCGACCCGAGCTGGTTCATGCTGGACCCGTTCACCGAGGTGCCGACGCTGGTGATGATCTCCGACGTGATCGATCCGGTCACGAAACAGCGGTACGACCGCGACCCGCGGTACATCGCGAAGAAGGCGGAGATGTACCTGGCGTCGACCGGCATCGCGGACACGGCGTACTACGGCGCTGAGGCCGAGTTCTTCATCTTCGACAACATCCGTTTCGACCAGAAAGAGAACATGGGGTTCTACTTCATCGACGCCGAGGAAGGCCGTTGGAACTCGGGGCGGGTGGAGAACAACCTGGGCTACCGTCCGCGATACAAGGAAGGTTACTTCCCGGTACCCCCGACCGACCATTACCAGGACCTGCGCACCGAGATGGCGATGACCATGCAGGCGGCGGGGATGGAAGTGGAGTGCCATCACCACGAGGTGGCGACCGGCGGGCAGACGGAGATCGACCTGAAGTTCGACAAGCTGGTGATCTCGGCCGACCACATGATGCTCTACAAATACATCGTGCGGAATGTGGCCAACCAGTACGGCAAAACGGTGACGTTCATGCCCAAGCCGCTGTTCCAGGACAACGGCAGCGGCATGCACACGCACCAGTCGCTGTGGAAGGGCGGCAAGCCTCTGTTCGCGGGCGACGGCTACGCGGGCCTGAGCCAGACGGCGTTGTGGTATATCGGCGGGCTGATCAAGCACGGACCGGCGCTGGCGGCCATCATCGCGCCGACCACCAACTCCTACAAGCGCCTGGTGCCGGGCTTCGAGGCTCCGGTCAACCTGGCGTACTCGCGGCGCAACCGCTCGGCGGCGTGCCGCATCCCCATGTACTCGGCCAGCCCCAAGGCCAAGCGCGTGGAGTTCCGGCCTCCGGACCCGAGCTGCAACCCCTACATGGCGTTCGCGGCCATGCTGATGGCGGGCTTGGACGGCATCGAGCATAAGATCGATCCCGGACAGCCGCTGGACAAGGACATCTACGACCTGGGCGCGGAAGAGCTGGCCAAGGTGCCGTCGATGCCGGGCTCGCTGGGCGAGGCGCTGGACGCGCTCGAGGCCGATCACCAGTTCCTGCTCAAGGGCGACGTGTTCACGGAAGAGCTGCTGGGCACGTACATCAACTACAAGCGGGAGAAGGAAGAACAGGCGGTGCGGCTGCGGCCGCATCCGTACGAATTCGCGCTGTACTACGACATCTAA
- a CDS encoding LysR family transcriptional regulator, with translation MDFDQLETFLEVAKHNSFSRAAERRFRTQPAISAQIRSLEEEVGAKLFDRSGGKVALTAAGKIFHKYSEDALESRRRLIAALGEMEREPRGEIIVGANEGTCLYILPEVFAQFKKQYGAVAITVKRSESSKVLESIVDNSVDFGVVSLPVADNRLTVVPIHRDELIVISAPQHPLAKMKSAALAEIIKFPLLLPKAGRTRDAIDDLFDERRLKPNISMELDSSELLKRFVAADVGVGFIARSNVREEVQLGTLAAMALSDAHIKRDLGLVFRKDKALSRAALAFIDIAVKLKPAAKSAL, from the coding sequence ATGGACTTTGATCAGCTCGAAACATTCCTAGAGGTCGCCAAACATAATTCTTTCTCCCGCGCGGCGGAGCGCCGCTTCCGCACCCAGCCGGCCATCTCTGCCCAGATCCGCTCCCTCGAGGAGGAGGTCGGCGCCAAACTCTTCGACCGCTCCGGCGGCAAGGTCGCGCTCACCGCGGCCGGCAAGATCTTCCACAAGTACTCCGAGGACGCCCTCGAATCCCGCCGCCGCCTCATCGCCGCCCTGGGCGAGATGGAGCGCGAGCCCCGCGGCGAGATCATCGTCGGCGCCAACGAGGGCACCTGCCTCTACATCCTCCCCGAGGTCTTCGCCCAGTTCAAGAAGCAGTACGGCGCCGTCGCCATCACCGTGAAGCGCTCGGAAAGCTCCAAGGTCCTCGAATCCATCGTCGACAACTCGGTGGATTTCGGCGTCGTTTCCCTTCCCGTAGCCGACAATCGGCTGACCGTGGTGCCCATCCATCGCGACGAGCTGATCGTGATCTCCGCCCCGCAGCATCCTCTGGCGAAGATGAAGTCGGCGGCGCTGGCCGAGATCATCAAGTTTCCGCTGCTGTTGCCCAAGGCCGGACGCACCCGCGACGCCATCGACGATCTCTTCGACGAGCGCCGCCTCAAGCCCAACATTTCCATGGAGCTCGACTCCAGCGAGTTGCTCAAGCGCTTTGTCGCCGCCGACGTCGGGGTCGGCTTCATCGCCCGCTCCAACGTGCGCGAGGAAGTGCAGCTCGGCACCCTGGCCGCCATGGCCCTCTCCGACGCCCACATCAAGCGCGATCTTGGCCTGGTCTTCCGCAAAGACAAGGCCCTCTCCCGCGCTGCCCTGGCCTTTATTGACATCGCGGTCAAGCTCAAGCCCGCCGCCAAGTCCGCTCTCTAG